A region of Allocoleopsis franciscana PCC 7113 DNA encodes the following proteins:
- a CDS encoding PAS domain S-box protein: MRHKANVNILLVDDQPHYLLELEAILESLGHNLVKADSGEQALRYLLNQEFALILLDVQMPEMDGLETAKRIRDTPNGHHTPVIFIADSSSAQTGESSGETQRKYARGKPSKPHPQSHPSDTEVLKAYALGAVDYLFKPLVPEILRSKVTAWISLFQETQVLRQRTAQLEAAMQQLQQESAQGKQAELALQELNQQLELRVQQRTAELQQANERLQAEVEERRQAAAALRTSEARYKAIVQNSYDIITFTDEQDNIYYQNSTRERILGYPVTESSCKRPAHEVHLDDISKVQAAMSAILAQPGMPVTVEYRMKRADGSWAWLESVATNWLSNPDIRAIVANSRDISEHKQAQEVLRQRTQRERLISASIQRIRETLDLDVILSTTVEEVRQFLQVDRVLVYRIWPDSTGSTIAESVVPGCLRILGHTFPPEVFPPEFHHWYCQGRVRAIVHPETDQVSPCLIDFLKEWGVKSKLVVPIVYQGELWGLLIAHHCSQPRQWQPLEMDLLQQLAIQLAIAIHQANLYQQLQLKLAERKEAENALRQARDQLEIRVIERTAELTRINASLQAEIRERIAAEQALRTSEERFRVALKNSPTTVFNQDIDLRYTWLYNSLFGFSFEQVVGQLDCELFGTEDGQRLTAIKRQVLTTGVGSREETSMTINGEIRHYDLTVEPLLGSNRDITGITCAAMDITEILAREQQLRAIFESSLDAIAIIDNQGTYVEVNPAACQLFNRPLAELLGQSIADLIAPDCDFKRVWRTVVVLGQGRGELRLLRPDGSVRDVEYAAKASFLPGRHLAVLRDITERKQTEEIRRALAAEQELRRVQLRFFSMVSHEFRTPLSTILGSAQLLKSYTPAWTEEKKLRNLSRIETAAKNMTQLLDDLLTINRAESGKLEFHPQPINLEKFCRSLIEDLQLNADPKHQICLTIQGSCPTASVDEKLIRSILNNLLSNALKYSPQGGEIHLVLICSKKEAIFQIKDAGIGIPLEDQSHLFELFHRGKNIANITGTGLGLSVVKQCLDLQGGEISIDSQVGVGTTVTVKIPLASARCSLTQLKMNQ, from the coding sequence ATGCGGCATAAAGCTAACGTGAATATCCTCTTGGTTGATGACCAGCCGCACTATTTGCTGGAGTTAGAAGCAATACTGGAGAGTCTGGGACACAATTTGGTGAAAGCTGATTCCGGTGAACAAGCGCTGAGATATTTACTGAATCAGGAGTTTGCTTTAATTCTCCTGGATGTGCAAATGCCAGAAATGGATGGATTGGAGACGGCAAAGCGGATTCGAGACACACCAAATGGGCACCACACTCCAGTAATTTTTATTGCAGATAGCAGTAGTGCACAAACGGGAGAGAGTTCAGGTGAGACTCAGCGAAAATATGCGCGGGGAAAGCCAAGCAAGCCCCATCCGCAAAGCCATCCCAGCGATACTGAGGTATTGAAAGCTTATGCCCTAGGTGCGGTGGACTATTTGTTTAAGCCCCTTGTCCCGGAAATCTTGCGCTCGAAAGTGACAGCATGGATTAGTCTGTTTCAGGAAACACAAGTTCTGAGACAACGAACCGCCCAACTGGAAGCGGCAATGCAACAATTGCAACAGGAAAGTGCTCAGGGCAAACAAGCAGAACTTGCCCTCCAGGAATTAAACCAGCAATTGGAACTCAGAGTGCAGCAACGCACCGCCGAGTTACAACAGGCGAACGAACGACTGCAAGCCGAAGTCGAAGAGCGGCGTCAAGCGGCGGCAGCCTTGCGAACGAGTGAAGCCCGCTATAAAGCCATTGTGCAGAATTCTTACGATATCATTACCTTCACCGATGAGCAGGACAATATTTATTACCAAAATTCAACAAGAGAGCGAATCTTGGGCTATCCGGTAACAGAATCATCCTGCAAGCGACCGGCCCATGAAGTTCATTTGGATGATATTTCCAAAGTGCAAGCCGCGATGTCTGCTATCTTGGCTCAACCGGGAATGCCTGTAACGGTTGAGTACCGCATGAAGCGGGCGGATGGCTCTTGGGCGTGGTTAGAAAGTGTCGCGACAAACTGGCTGAGTAATCCCGATATTAGAGCGATTGTGGCTAATAGTCGCGATATTAGCGAACACAAACAAGCTCAGGAGGTATTGCGACAACGAACACAACGCGAGCGATTGATTTCAGCCAGTATTCAGCGCATCCGAGAGACATTAGATTTAGATGTGATTCTTTCTACCACAGTGGAAGAAGTGCGGCAATTTCTTCAGGTGGATCGAGTCTTAGTCTATCGGATTTGGCCGGATAGTACGGGAAGTACAATTGCTGAGTCCGTGGTTCCTGGTTGTTTGAGAATTCTCGGACACACTTTTCCCCCCGAAGTCTTTCCGCCCGAATTTCATCATTGGTACTGCCAGGGGCGAGTTCGTGCGATTGTCCATCCCGAAACGGATCAGGTGTCACCTTGCTTGATTGACTTTCTGAAGGAGTGGGGAGTGAAGTCTAAGCTGGTTGTACCCATTGTGTACCAGGGGGAACTTTGGGGGCTATTGATTGCTCATCACTGCTCTCAACCCAGGCAATGGCAGCCTTTAGAGATGGATTTACTCCAGCAATTAGCGATTCAGTTAGCGATCGCTATCCACCAAGCCAACCTCTATCAACAGCTACAATTGAAACTTGCCGAGCGCAAGGAAGCGGAGAATGCCCTGCGTCAAGCTCGTGATCAACTCGAAATTCGAGTCATCGAGCGCACTGCCGAGTTAACTCGGATTAACGCCTCTCTCCAAGCTGAAATCCGAGAACGGATTGCCGCTGAACAAGCACTCAGAACCAGCGAGGAACGGTTTCGGGTGGCGCTGAAGAATTCACCCACTACCGTCTTCAATCAGGACATCGACTTACGCTACACTTGGCTCTATAATTCTCTCTTTGGTTTCTCCTTCGAGCAGGTTGTTGGCCAGTTAGATTGTGAACTGTTTGGGACTGAGGATGGTCAACGACTCACAGCCATCAAGCGCCAAGTGTTGACAACAGGGGTGGGGAGCCGGGAAGAAACCTCTATGACCATCAACGGTGAAATTCGCCACTACGACTTAACGGTAGAGCCGTTGCTGGGGTCAAATCGAGATATTACTGGCATTACCTGCGCCGCTATGGACATTACCGAAATCCTTGCCAGGGAACAGCAGTTACGAGCGATTTTCGAGAGTTCACTGGATGCGATCGCTATAATCGACAATCAGGGCACTTATGTAGAGGTCAATCCTGCCGCTTGCCAGCTCTTTAACCGACCCCTGGCTGAACTCCTGGGTCAGTCGATTGCCGATTTGATCGCACCAGATTGCGATTTTAAACGAGTATGGCGCACGGTGGTTGTACTGGGACAGGGAAGGGGAGAACTGCGGCTGTTGCGTCCCGATGGTAGCGTGCGAGATGTTGAGTATGCGGCTAAAGCGAGTTTCTTGCCAGGGCGGCATCTTGCTGTGTTAAGAGATATCACAGAGCGTAAGCAGACTGAAGAAATTCGCCGTGCCTTGGCAGCGGAACAAGAACTGAGAAGAGTTCAACTCCGCTTTTTCTCCATGGTTTCCCATGAATTTCGCACGCCCTTGAGTACGATTTTAGGCAGCGCCCAATTACTTAAATCGTACACTCCGGCATGGACGGAGGAAAAAAAGCTGAGAAATCTCAGTCGGATCGAAACGGCTGCTAAAAACATGACTCAACTGCTGGACGACCTTTTAACCATTAATCGAGCCGAAAGCGGTAAATTAGAGTTTCATCCTCAGCCGATCAATTTGGAAAAATTTTGTCGTTCTTTGATAGAAGATTTGCAACTTAATGCTGACCCTAAGCATCAAATTTGTTTAACGATTCAGGGGTCGTGTCCGACCGCTTCTGTTGATGAAAAATTAATCCGTTCAATCTTGAATAATTTATTATCTAATGCCCTAAAATATTCGCCTCAGGGGGGGGAGATTCATCTGGTTTTAATCTGTAGTAAAAAAGAGGCTATTTTCCAAATCAAAGATGCAGGGATTGGCATTCCCTTAGAAGACCAATCCCATCTGTTTGAGCTATTTCATCGTGGAAAAAACATCGCCAATATTACAGGAACTGGCTTAGGTCTTAGCGTCGTTAAACAATGTCTAGACTTACAAGGAGGAGAAATTTCAATTGATAGTCAAGTGGGAGTTGGGACAACCGTAACCGTTAAAATTCCCCTGGCTTCGGCTCGTTGTTCTTTGACTCAACTTAAGATGAATCAATAA
- a CDS encoding MotA/TolQ/ExbB proton channel family protein, whose translation MWPLLVLSILALGTILERMWFWTSILWRERKIVERVLDAAESNWQAATEMALEGRRQPIGRYLYAPLRLVNPDPEVFRLALEAAADDELALMRRGDKLMEAVITISPLLGLLGTVLGLIRSLRSISFSDLGTASVAGVPIGIGEALISTAAGMIIAIVSLVFYRFFQALWYNQVRIFRKAGSELELLYRQDWLQGEISDTLNNSDTSNSVKLKPAEIPEVSEK comes from the coding sequence ATGTGGCCATTGTTGGTCTTATCAATCCTCGCTTTGGGCACAATCTTAGAACGAATGTGGTTTTGGACAAGCATCTTGTGGAGAGAACGCAAAATTGTTGAGCGTGTACTCGATGCAGCAGAGAGCAACTGGCAAGCCGCCACAGAGATGGCTCTTGAGGGCAGGCGACAGCCCATTGGGCGATATCTCTATGCTCCTTTACGACTCGTTAACCCTGACCCAGAAGTGTTTCGGCTGGCATTGGAGGCGGCAGCGGATGATGAGTTGGCTTTAATGCGTCGGGGAGATAAGCTCATGGAAGCCGTGATTACGATATCGCCACTCCTGGGGTTACTCGGTACGGTTCTGGGCTTGATTCGCTCTTTGCGTTCAATTAGTTTTAGTGACCTAGGAACCGCTTCAGTCGCTGGCGTGCCGATTGGGATTGGAGAAGCCTTAATTAGCACGGCGGCAGGGATGATTATTGCGATTGTCAGTCTGGTTTTCTATCGATTTTTTCAAGCCTTGTGGTACAACCAGGTCAGAATCTTCCGTAAAGCTGGGAGTGAGTTAGAGTTGCTCTACCGACAAGATTGGTTACAAGGCGAAATCTCTGACACTCTTAACAATTCTGACACTTCTAATTCCGTAAAGCTGAAGCCGGCAGAGATTCCTGAAGTCTCTGAAAAGTAA
- a CDS encoding endonuclease/exonuclease/phosphatase family protein translates to MGIFNKNPGINPIIGLISYALFLGLIATTLISVVSSLRGNIFLELLSPFKFQYFLLTLFLCGLLLLTRNKKLIIIRLFCLSIILVEIAPWYIPQTGIEINNPTKLRVLSSNVNVENQKYSQVLSLVRREKPDIAVFMEIHQDWVKQLDTLKDILPYSIVKANPYNLGIALYSKRPLEKASFAFLGTTQNPSIVGKLNINGQIVSLVAAHPPPPIKSALFKARNQQLEAIGKYIKSVSTPVLVMGDLNITMWSPYYKRLMSQAGLKNARQGFGIVPTWPLKTDYPPYSKMPVLFTRLFSIPIDHCLISPQIKVAKIRAGSSVGSDHRPLITDLVLPDKKGYINFP, encoded by the coding sequence ATGGGAATTTTCAATAAAAATCCAGGAATTAACCCCATTATTGGCTTAATTTCTTATGCTTTATTTTTGGGTCTTATTGCCACAACTCTAATTTCTGTTGTTAGCTCCTTAAGAGGAAATATTTTTTTAGAACTTCTTTCTCCTTTTAAGTTTCAGTACTTCTTGTTGACTTTATTTCTATGTGGCCTGCTTCTACTAACTCGCAACAAAAAATTAATTATTATTAGGTTATTTTGTTTATCGATTATTTTAGTTGAAATTGCTCCTTGGTACATTCCTCAAACGGGTATAGAAATCAATAATCCAACTAAACTAAGAGTTTTAAGTTCAAATGTAAACGTTGAAAATCAGAAATATTCTCAAGTTTTGTCACTCGTTCGGCGAGAAAAACCGGATATTGCTGTTTTTATGGAGATTCATCAAGATTGGGTCAAACAGTTAGATACCTTAAAAGATATTCTGCCCTATTCAATTGTTAAGGCTAATCCCTATAATCTCGGCATTGCGCTCTATAGCAAGCGCCCCCTAGAAAAGGCTTCTTTCGCTTTTTTGGGCACAACTCAAAATCCCAGTATAGTAGGAAAATTAAATATCAATGGACAAATCGTTTCCCTGGTGGCGGCTCATCCACCACCCCCAATTAAGTCGGCTTTATTTAAAGCCCGTAATCAGCAGTTAGAGGCAATCGGCAAATATATCAAATCTGTTTCAACCCCAGTACTCGTGATGGGTGATTTAAATATTACGATGTGGTCGCCCTACTATAAACGGTTAATGAGTCAGGCTGGGCTGAAAAATGCTCGTCAAGGATTCGGAATTGTCCCCACATGGCCGCTCAAAACAGATTATCCTCCTTACTCCAAAATGCCCGTTCTGTTCACTCGGCTATTCTCGATTCCCATCGATCATTGCTTGATTAGTCCACAGATTAAAGTAGCGAAAATTCGGGCTGGGTCATCTGTCGGTTCAGATCATCGACCTTTAATTACAGATTTGGTTTTGCCTGATAAAAAGGGTTATATCAATTTCCCTTAA
- a CDS encoding aspartate kinase has product MSLVVQKYGGTSVGSVERIQSVAQRVLKTAQQGNSVVVVVSAMGKTTDGLIKLANEISSNPSRREMDMLLSTGEQVSIALLCMALQELGQPAISLTGAQVGIVTEAQHSRARILNIHTERIERHLNEGKVVVVAGFQGISSINELEITTLGRGGSDTSAVALAASLKADCCQIYTDVPGILTADPRLVPDAQLMDEITSDEMLELASLGAKVLHPRAVEIARNYGVMLVVLSSWTDDPGTKVVSPSPQPRSLEGLEIARSVDAVEFDTDQAKVALLRVPDHPGVAARLFGEIARRDLDVDLIIQSIHEGNTNDIAFTVVKGILKRAEAVAEAIAPTLRSHNAVNSEEAEVMVERGIAKISIAGAGMIGRPGIAAQMFKTLASSGVNIQMISTSEVKVSCVIDAQDGDKAIAALCQTFDINSSPVQQGLIRKSKETDQALTHPQSPVRGVALDLNQARLAIRYVPDRPGMAAQLFGLLADQNISVDMIIQSQRCRVMDGVPTRDIAFTVSQADAQAAQTVLQQAMSLLGCGEILLDLNIAKVSIVGAGMVGQPGVAAQMFEALAQHQINIQMITTSEIKISCVVSKEDGVMALQAIHKAFGLAGSQKIEVPA; this is encoded by the coding sequence ATGTCGCTAGTTGTTCAGAAATACGGTGGTACTTCCGTTGGGTCAGTTGAACGCATTCAATCTGTGGCTCAGCGTGTGCTTAAAACGGCACAGCAGGGCAATTCCGTGGTTGTCGTCGTCTCCGCCATGGGTAAAACTACCGATGGTTTGATTAAACTAGCCAACGAAATTTCCTCGAATCCCAGCCGCCGGGAAATGGATATGTTGCTTTCAACCGGTGAGCAAGTCTCTATTGCCCTGTTGTGTATGGCATTGCAAGAATTGGGACAACCTGCGATTTCTTTAACGGGTGCCCAAGTGGGAATTGTCACAGAAGCACAACATAGTCGTGCCCGGATTCTCAACATCCACACTGAGCGGATTGAGCGGCATCTTAATGAAGGAAAAGTCGTTGTTGTGGCTGGCTTCCAGGGTATAAGCAGCATAAATGAGTTGGAAATTACCACTCTAGGGCGTGGGGGTTCAGATACGTCAGCCGTTGCCCTAGCAGCATCCTTGAAGGCAGATTGTTGCCAGATTTATACCGATGTCCCAGGGATTTTAACCGCCGATCCCCGCCTGGTGCCCGATGCTCAGTTGATGGACGAGATTACCTCCGATGAAATGCTGGAATTAGCCAGCTTGGGGGCGAAAGTGCTGCATCCCCGTGCGGTGGAAATTGCCCGGAATTACGGTGTGATGTTGGTGGTGCTCTCTAGTTGGACGGATGATCCCGGTACCAAGGTGGTTTCTCCCTCGCCTCAGCCGCGTTCCCTGGAAGGGCTGGAGATTGCGCGATCAGTGGATGCAGTAGAGTTTGATACAGATCAGGCAAAAGTAGCTCTGTTACGAGTACCCGATCATCCCGGTGTGGCGGCGCGGTTATTTGGTGAGATTGCCCGTCGAGATTTGGATGTGGACTTGATTATTCAGTCTATTCATGAGGGCAACACGAACGATATTGCCTTTACCGTAGTGAAAGGGATTCTCAAACGAGCAGAAGCCGTGGCAGAAGCGATCGCGCCCACCCTCCGCAGCCACAATGCCGTTAATTCTGAAGAAGCGGAGGTGATGGTTGAGCGAGGCATCGCCAAAATTTCGATCGCCGGTGCAGGGATGATTGGACGCCCCGGTATTGCCGCGCAGATGTTCAAAACCCTAGCAAGTTCTGGGGTGAACATTCAGATGATTTCCACCTCAGAGGTGAAAGTGAGTTGCGTGATTGATGCCCAAGATGGGGATAAGGCGATCGCAGCCCTCTGTCAAACCTTTGACATCAACAGTTCCCCTGTCCAACAGGGGCTTATCCGTAAATCCAAAGAAACCGATCAAGCCCTAACCCATCCCCAATCCCCCGTGCGGGGCGTTGCCCTCGACCTCAACCAAGCCCGTTTGGCCATTCGCTACGTCCCCGATCGCCCTGGCATGGCTGCCCAGTTGTTCGGACTCTTGGCTGACCAAAATATCAGCGTTGATATGATTATCCAATCTCAGCGTTGCCGCGTGATGGATGGCGTTCCCACCCGTGATATTGCCTTTACCGTATCACAAGCCGATGCCCAAGCCGCTCAGACGGTTCTCCAACAGGCTATGTCCCTATTAGGCTGTGGCGAGATTCTCCTCGATCTCAACATTGCCAAAGTGAGTATTGTGGGTGCTGGGATGGTGGGGCAACCGGGTGTCGCGGCACAAATGTTTGAAGCGCTTGCCCAACACCAAATCAACATTCAAATGATTACCACCTCAGAAATTAAGATTAGCTGTGTGGTATCCAAAGAGGATGGTGTGATGGCATTGCAAGCCATTCATAAGGCTTTTGGATTGGCTGGGAGTCAAAAAATCGAAGTTCCTGCTTAA
- a CDS encoding WG repeat-containing protein, with protein MLSNSSFSDIQNHWAAECIRQLRSRNVISGYQDGTFRPNNPVTRAEFAALIGKAFANAPLIRTGITFKDVPSNHWANAAIQTAYRTGFISGYPDRTFKPNQPITRVQVLLALVSGLKYTTAAASSTSLQDYYDDAGAIPIYALGAIAAATLKRLVVNYPDVKRLNPNQNATRAEVSAFICQALNIPGIPSKYIAGGSLFVIAPQFDEADSFSEGLARVKTGEKWGYVDKQGQLVIQPKLDEAEAFSDGLALVRTYSTVGSSFTTIREEKVMETRGVWLTTTDSRVFNSKQSITEAMNFLADTGFNVVFPVVWNNAATLYPSKVMKETFGVEIDSRFVGRDPLKELITEAKRVGLAVIPWFEYGFASSYSQNGGPLLAKKPHWAARDASGNLLKKNDFEWMNALDIEVQDFLRSLILEVAKNYDIAGIQGDDRLPALPSEGSYDSKTSERYSRQFNQNPPSNPKEAQWLQWRADILTDFLTRLYQELIAINPNLIISMAPSAYPWGLQEYLQDAQAWIDQGLIDLIHPQLYRRDLEGYKLLVDRMVNQQYKPSQLYALAPGVLLKVGTYRMSAELLLQTIQYNRDRSINGEVFFFYEGLREDNNALAKVLKQGPYAQSAPFNPAIFKTRGFTPRRVGGKYSYINQFGQAVTQPQFDWVDSFKEGLAKVKMGYKWGYIDKTGNRISRLQFDEAELFSEGLALVRVGNKYGYINKLGQLITPLQYDAANSFQEGLAAVKISDKWFYIDTTGKVVLLPQCEEAALFSEGLAAIKLSGKFGYIDKTGKVTIQPQYDQAEAFTEGLARVKVDGKWGYINPLGQMIITPQFDASASFSEGLAAVQSNGLWGYIDKNGLLIISPEFSEAKPFREGLALVQLGNKWGYIRNILSSG; from the coding sequence GTGTTGAGTAACTCCAGTTTTTCTGATATTCAAAACCATTGGGCCGCTGAATGTATCCGCCAGTTGCGATCGCGAAACGTGATTAGTGGCTATCAGGACGGTACATTTCGACCCAACAACCCCGTAACTCGCGCTGAATTTGCCGCCTTGATCGGTAAGGCATTTGCCAACGCGCCACTGATTCGGACTGGGATTACCTTTAAGGATGTGCCCTCTAATCATTGGGCAAATGCTGCGATTCAAACCGCATATCGAACCGGCTTTATTTCAGGTTACCCCGATCGCACTTTCAAACCCAATCAGCCCATCACACGAGTGCAAGTCTTGCTAGCCTTAGTCAGTGGGTTGAAATACACCACAGCCGCCGCCAGTTCGACTTCCCTACAGGATTATTATGACGATGCTGGGGCGATTCCGATCTATGCACTAGGTGCGATCGCCGCTGCCACCCTCAAACGCCTCGTCGTGAACTATCCCGATGTCAAACGCCTCAACCCCAATCAAAACGCCACAAGGGCTGAAGTATCAGCGTTCATTTGTCAAGCCTTAAATATCCCTGGCATCCCATCCAAATACATTGCTGGGGGTAGCCTCTTTGTCATTGCACCCCAATTTGACGAGGCGGATTCTTTTAGTGAGGGACTGGCACGGGTTAAAACAGGGGAGAAATGGGGCTATGTGGATAAGCAAGGTCAACTCGTGATTCAGCCAAAACTCGATGAAGCCGAGGCATTTTCTGATGGACTCGCCTTGGTGAGAACCTACTCGACTGTTGGGAGTTCATTCACCACGATTCGAGAAGAAAAAGTAATGGAAACGCGGGGGGTTTGGCTAACCACAACTGATAGCCGCGTCTTCAATTCAAAACAAAGCATTACAGAGGCGATGAACTTCCTCGCCGACACAGGATTTAACGTGGTTTTTCCGGTCGTTTGGAATAATGCTGCCACCCTTTATCCAAGTAAGGTGATGAAGGAAACTTTTGGGGTCGAAATTGACTCTCGTTTTGTAGGTCGAGACCCCTTAAAAGAACTGATAACTGAGGCAAAGCGGGTCGGATTGGCGGTGATTCCTTGGTTTGAATATGGCTTTGCCAGTTCTTATAGTCAGAATGGTGGGCCATTACTTGCTAAAAAGCCTCATTGGGCAGCACGGGATGCGAGTGGTAACCTACTCAAAAAGAATGATTTTGAGTGGATGAATGCCCTGGATATAGAGGTGCAAGATTTCCTCCGGAGTTTGATTTTAGAAGTCGCAAAAAACTATGATATTGCAGGGATTCAAGGTGATGATCGCCTGCCTGCACTCCCTTCAGAAGGTAGCTACGACTCCAAAACCAGTGAACGCTACTCCCGGCAATTCAACCAAAATCCGCCATCAAATCCTAAAGAGGCTCAATGGCTTCAGTGGCGTGCAGATATCCTGACAGATTTTCTTACCCGCCTCTATCAAGAACTGATTGCGATTAATCCCAATCTGATTATTTCCATGGCACCGAGTGCCTATCCTTGGGGACTCCAGGAGTATCTTCAGGATGCACAAGCATGGATTGACCAAGGACTGATTGATTTAATTCATCCTCAGCTATATCGCCGTGACCTTGAGGGTTATAAACTGTTGGTTGATCGCATGGTGAACCAACAATATAAACCTTCACAATTGTATGCTTTAGCACCCGGTGTTCTGCTGAAAGTCGGCACCTATCGGATGAGTGCAGAACTCCTATTACAGACGATTCAGTATAATCGCGACCGCAGTATTAATGGAGAAGTATTTTTCTTCTACGAAGGTCTCAGAGAAGACAACAACGCCTTAGCAAAAGTATTAAAACAAGGCCCCTATGCTCAATCCGCACCGTTCAATCCTGCCATTTTTAAAACACGGGGTTTCACACCTCGAAGAGTTGGGGGTAAGTATAGTTATATTAATCAATTCGGTCAAGCTGTCACGCAGCCCCAATTTGATTGGGTTGATTCCTTTAAGGAAGGGTTAGCCAAAGTCAAAATGGGCTATAAGTGGGGTTATATTGACAAAACAGGAAACCGCATTAGTCGATTGCAATTTGATGAGGCTGAATTATTTTCAGAAGGGTTAGCCCTCGTTAGGGTAGGCAATAAATATGGTTATATCAACAAGCTAGGTCAACTGATCACTCCCCTTCAATATGATGCGGCTAACTCTTTCCAAGAAGGATTAGCGGCTGTCAAAATTAGTGATAAGTGGTTCTACATTGATACCACAGGAAAAGTTGTACTCTTACCCCAATGTGAGGAAGCCGCTTTGTTCAGTGAAGGATTAGCGGCGATTAAGTTATCCGGAAAGTTTGGCTATATCGACAAGACCGGAAAAGTCACCATTCAGCCGCAGTATGATCAAGCAGAGGCTTTCACCGAAGGATTAGCACGAGTCAAAGTGGATGGCAAATGGGGTTACATTAATCCTTTGGGTCAAATGATAATTACACCGCAATTTGATGCGTCTGCATCCTTTTCGGAAGGGTTAGCAGCAGTTCAAAGCAATGGTTTGTGGGGATATATTGATAAAAATGGCCTCCTTATCATCTCTCCCGAATTTAGTGAAGCGAAGCCATTTCGGGAGGGATTAGCGTTGGTACAGCTTGGGAATAAATGGGGCTATATTCGGAATATTTTATCGAGTGGTTAG
- a CDS encoding ExbD/TolR family protein — MSSNRKIRPNPTQVTARPLRLRIDTQTEDVRIELIPLIDVIFCILTFFLLSAVGLSRQQAINVDIAVPKASTGTPQGRQILVVSLNELGQVYVEKQPITTDTDFRQKLRDYRQKNPDGLMVLYASANASYNKVVQVLDLLRDEGGARVALATIPGKTDQGAVFNPAAPPATGVPSYTPYPGEGSLGTYPYGTFNPANPVNPAQPQVLGNPGQPLPGVPGVSPGSPPPLPGQSGVNPGNPAAPAPGTQVAPGNSAAPTPGTQVAPRTNTSPGNSAAPTPGT, encoded by the coding sequence ATGTCTTCTAACAGAAAAATTCGTCCAAATCCGACTCAGGTGACAGCCCGTCCTCTAAGGCTTCGGATAGATACCCAAACCGAAGATGTTCGGATTGAGCTGATTCCGCTAATTGATGTCATTTTTTGTATTTTGACGTTTTTCTTGCTGTCAGCCGTGGGTTTGTCTCGTCAGCAAGCCATCAATGTCGATATCGCGGTACCCAAAGCCAGTACTGGGACGCCACAGGGACGGCAGATTTTAGTGGTTAGCCTCAATGAACTCGGTCAAGTTTACGTTGAGAAGCAGCCAATCACGACGGACACGGATTTTCGGCAAAAATTAAGAGACTATCGTCAAAAGAACCCCGATGGATTGATGGTTCTGTATGCTTCGGCGAATGCCAGTTATAACAAGGTTGTGCAGGTTTTAGATTTGCTGAGGGATGAAGGAGGCGCTCGCGTAGCACTAGCCACCATCCCTGGGAAAACCGATCAGGGAGCTGTCTTCAATCCGGCGGCTCCCCCCGCCACGGGTGTTCCTAGCTACACCCCTTATCCAGGTGAGGGTTCTCTGGGGACTTATCCTTATGGCACGTTCAATCCCGCTAACCCCGTCAACCCAGCTCAACCACAAGTTCTGGGTAATCCAGGACAACCACTGCCAGGAGTACCCGGTGTTAGCCCAGGCAGTCCACCACCATTGCCTGGACAATCAGGGGTTAACCCTGGGAATCCAGCCGCACCGGCTCCTGGTACGCAGGTGGCTCCAGGAAATTCAGCCGCGCCGACTCCTGGTACTCAGGTGGCTCCCAGAACCAATACCTCTCCAGGAAATTCAGCCGCACCGACTCCTGGTACTTAG
- a CDS encoding YkvA family protein yields the protein MNNFPQSIYNWYRNTLRNPKYRWWVILGSLLYIASPIDISPDFIPIIGQIDDVVILTLLVSEVSQLLIDTAKSRKGETVASSTENVTDQTVDVDAVSVK from the coding sequence ATGAACAATTTTCCCCAATCAATTTACAACTGGTATCGCAATACGCTTCGGAATCCCAAATATCGTTGGTGGGTCATTTTGGGTTCGCTCCTTTATATTGCTAGCCCTATTGATATCTCCCCTGACTTTATCCCTATCATTGGGCAAATCGATGATGTCGTAATTTTGACCTTGTTGGTTTCCGAGGTTTCCCAGTTGCTCATTGATACAGCCAAATCTCGTAAAGGCGAAACAGTGGCTTCCAGCACCGAGAACGTCACAGATCAGACGGTGGATGTGGATGCTGTATCCGTTAAGTAA